The Streptomyces sp. NBC_01275 genome has a segment encoding these proteins:
- a CDS encoding adenylate/guanylate cyclase domain-containing protein, translating into MSKPTGPIVTTVSLCTGCGVDNPSAARFCMACGAEIGPPATPASGLRFVSVIFCDVVGSTGLATSLEPDRWAAVLDGYFSLVGSLVEQYGGKVEKFIGDAVVAVFGVEGHGESAAAAAVSAATAIGHRTGEYARGLGELLLGDFPVRSAVASGHVAVSGRTSSFVIGSVLNRAARLQQYAPDDGVIVDLATRLQLQDHFPLRAIEPVAAKGFAQSVPAWIVGPADAPAPGTGTVGRTDLVGELAARIGAAATAAGPTLILIGGPSGVGKSRLVAEALDHCTGLATAVLRCPPAGTGLGLLACCLFLEEIENAARQGRDKVDVTVQLTGASTRAEQAPAQDRGELGRALTAALDRLRGPRPLLLVVEHSEWTPGALADLLDELTAAPGRPVVVLLVGVSAPEALADRGDHRLTVPPLRRPDARRLAHRLLTAQHDPSAADHSRSQPTGTGAPGHDPASPALLAPDSAAEEIALRAGGIPRYIEQMVVLRRFAQPGDDWAPPSAHAALGARLDRLDTDSRELLVLLAAAGRDLSLEDLGALMAPDRVAVAVADLLEAGLVESADAHKGRLAPAFPVVAEVALRRLTLSETADVHARLARSLEPVAERRPAVAELLAGHWEAAHTALRGVEPGSDRTARAAESAVTAFGVAARFALSRGRPELVLTHTGRARALAEADRAQGHDLDVLEAYALGSQGMPQAALERVERVLSDPGRAAPAARIHARLNSLYSRTYLTGDAPAVPDDPHYLAAVASPEPEARVGAHLYAGLQSLRAGDHPAAERALRSALRSADGAGTCLGLTEVYANLAMALVNGDTPVPAALADCERLHQEVAGSRLLGSATGVALALVRHMSGDRAAADSAMDEAEEVLRDLGQGTGAATIAGWRAVLAARSGDWGAAADWWTAQDDRCAALGMVRQASLSGLQAELAREASGEGRSGGARGGSALDEVAVPPSEAWAEYTVALQARAVRALRADDPELAATHLDAVVRHLDTVRGSGAVITPLLCSAVLARRTGLPVAGRALTALRRAIEAKQDLGVRAPQP; encoded by the coding sequence ATGAGCAAGCCCACCGGTCCCATCGTAACCACCGTGAGCCTGTGCACCGGCTGCGGTGTCGACAACCCGTCCGCGGCCCGCTTCTGCATGGCCTGCGGGGCCGAGATCGGCCCACCCGCCACTCCCGCCAGCGGTCTGCGCTTCGTCTCCGTCATCTTCTGCGACGTGGTCGGCTCCACCGGACTGGCCACCTCGCTCGAACCCGACCGGTGGGCGGCCGTCCTGGACGGCTACTTCTCCCTGGTCGGCTCGCTGGTGGAGCAGTACGGCGGCAAGGTGGAGAAGTTCATCGGCGACGCGGTCGTCGCCGTGTTCGGCGTCGAGGGGCACGGCGAGTCGGCCGCCGCCGCCGCCGTCTCCGCCGCCACCGCCATCGGGCACCGCACCGGCGAGTACGCGCGGGGCCTGGGCGAGCTGCTGCTGGGCGACTTCCCGGTGCGGTCCGCGGTCGCCTCCGGCCATGTCGCGGTCAGCGGCCGGACGTCGAGCTTCGTCATCGGCTCGGTGCTCAACCGGGCCGCCCGGCTCCAGCAGTACGCCCCCGACGACGGGGTGATCGTGGACCTGGCCACCCGGCTCCAACTGCAGGACCACTTCCCGCTGCGGGCGATCGAGCCGGTCGCCGCCAAGGGCTTCGCCCAGTCCGTCCCGGCCTGGATCGTCGGTCCGGCCGACGCCCCGGCCCCCGGGACGGGCACCGTCGGACGGACCGACCTGGTCGGCGAGCTGGCCGCCCGTATCGGCGCGGCCGCCACTGCCGCCGGCCCGACCCTGATCCTGATCGGGGGTCCCTCCGGGGTGGGCAAGTCCCGGCTGGTCGCCGAGGCGCTCGACCACTGCACCGGCCTGGCCACAGCCGTCCTGCGCTGCCCGCCCGCCGGGACCGGACTGGGCCTGCTGGCCTGCTGTCTGTTCCTGGAGGAGATCGAGAACGCCGCACGGCAGGGCCGCGACAAGGTGGACGTGACGGTGCAGCTGACCGGCGCCTCCACCCGCGCCGAGCAGGCCCCGGCCCAGGACCGCGGCGAGCTGGGCCGCGCGCTCACCGCGGCACTGGACCGCCTGCGGGGCCCGCGGCCCCTGCTTCTGGTGGTCGAGCACAGCGAGTGGACCCCCGGGGCGCTGGCCGACCTGCTCGACGAGCTGACCGCCGCACCGGGGCGGCCGGTCGTGGTGCTACTGGTCGGGGTCTCCGCCCCCGAGGCGCTGGCCGACCGCGGGGACCACCGGCTCACCGTGCCGCCGCTCAGACGGCCCGACGCTCGGCGGCTGGCCCACCGGCTGCTCACAGCGCAGCACGACCCGTCCGCCGCCGACCACTCCCGGTCCCAGCCCACCGGCACCGGGGCCCCCGGGCACGACCCGGCCTCTCCCGCCCTCCTCGCCCCCGACTCCGCCGCCGAGGAGATCGCCTTGCGGGCCGGCGGCATCCCCCGCTACATCGAACAGATGGTCGTCCTGCGGCGCTTCGCCCAGCCCGGCGACGACTGGGCGCCACCCAGCGCGCACGCCGCGCTCGGCGCCCGGCTGGACCGACTGGACACCGACTCACGGGAACTCCTGGTGCTGCTCGCCGCCGCCGGCCGGGACCTGTCCCTGGAGGACCTGGGCGCCCTGATGGCCCCCGACAGGGTCGCCGTGGCCGTGGCCGACCTCCTCGAAGCCGGGCTGGTGGAATCCGCCGACGCCCACAAGGGCCGCCTGGCCCCCGCCTTCCCGGTGGTGGCCGAGGTGGCACTGCGGCGGCTGACGCTCTCCGAGACCGCCGACGTGCACGCCAGGCTCGCGCGCTCCCTGGAACCGGTGGCCGAACGGCGCCCCGCCGTCGCCGAGTTGCTGGCCGGGCACTGGGAGGCGGCGCACACCGCGTTGCGCGGGGTGGAGCCCGGCTCCGACCGGACGGCCCGGGCCGCCGAGTCCGCCGTGACCGCGTTCGGCGTCGCCGCCCGCTTCGCCCTCTCCCGTGGGCGACCCGAACTGGTGCTGACGCACACCGGACGCGCCCGCGCGCTGGCGGAGGCGGACCGCGCGCAGGGCCACGACCTGGACGTCCTGGAGGCGTACGCCCTCGGCAGCCAGGGAATGCCGCAGGCCGCCCTGGAACGCGTCGAGCGCGTGCTGTCGGACCCGGGCCGGGCCGCCCCGGCCGCCCGGATCCACGCCCGTCTCAACTCGCTGTATTCCCGCACCTATCTGACCGGCGACGCGCCCGCCGTACCGGACGATCCGCACTACCTCGCCGCGGTCGCCTCCCCGGAGCCCGAGGCCCGGGTCGGGGCGCACCTGTACGCCGGGCTCCAGTCCCTGCGGGCGGGCGACCACCCCGCCGCCGAGCGGGCGCTGCGCTCCGCGCTGCGGTCGGCCGACGGCGCCGGGACCTGCCTGGGCCTGACCGAGGTCTACGCCAACCTGGCGATGGCCCTGGTCAACGGCGACACCCCGGTCCCCGCCGCACTCGCCGACTGCGAGCGGCTGCACCAGGAGGTCGCCGGTTCCCGGCTGCTGGGCTCGGCCACCGGCGTCGCGCTGGCGCTGGTGCGCCACATGTCCGGCGACCGGGCGGCGGCCGACTCCGCGATGGACGAGGCCGAGGAGGTGCTGCGCGATCTGGGGCAGGGCACCGGGGCCGCGACCATCGCGGGCTGGCGTGCCGTCCTGGCGGCCCGGTCCGGCGACTGGGGTGCCGCGGCCGACTGGTGGACCGCCCAGGACGACCGCTGCGCCGCCCTCGGCATGGTCCGCCAGGCGTCGCTGTCCGGCCTCCAGGCCGAGCTGGCCCGGGAGGCGTCCGGCGAAGGGCGGTCCGGCGGCGCGCGGGGCGGGTCGGCGCTCGACGAGGTGGCCGTTCCGCCCTCCGAGGCCTGGGCGGAGTACACCGTCGCCCTGCAGGCCCGCGCCGTACGGGCGTTGCGGGCCGACGACCCGGAGCTGGCCGCGACGCACCTGGACGCCGTGGTCCGGCATCTGGACACGGTGCGCGGCAGCGGCGCGGTGATCACACCGCTGCTCTGCAGCGCCGTCCTCGCCCGCCGTACCGGCCTCCCGGTGGCCGGGCGGGCGCTGACCGCGCTGCGGCGGGCGATCGAAGCCAAACAGGACCTGGGCGTGCGCGCCCCGCAGCCATAG
- a CDS encoding MFS transporter yields MSRARVPGPLAGRDFRLLYSSTVVSGLGDWLDQVALLVLVTTVWHGGAGDLALVVAASMLPLLATPFLAVLVDRRQSRRVLIFTDLVQAGLTLGLVVVPGVYWAAGLVLVRSALGSVGGLAGQIQLRVSVPPDGVQAATVLLQTAMQSVKILGPALGGLLVALMSPRAVFAANACTFLVGVITARALRTTSSPSRNTDLHYFKELREGFQHVFGSRLLRSLLFVMCSLMFVVFLYDSMAALIVPALGMGTSYIGYMVSAVGLGGVVGSLLMGRFAARLRPFLTMAGSVLVIGCIIVVIGFAIVREIRIDSAVWLCVIFLLGIASAGILVTFPSVVHSETPVELTGRVWALMNSVPAVLNVLAPALAAALVVWTGLGSLLLMAGAALLLTAVVVAVRLGDVPHTAPPSGADDGAGRAEEPTPGPAPLNSGAPHRETRAPCARRAGSSTEEITMADKIDKLAEAGFSVTDATDAQQAVLKSLTEDEVNVLLSVKSRVEAAGSDVEGHSVSDPSGGYLW; encoded by the coding sequence ATGAGCCGCGCGCGGGTTCCGGGCCCGCTGGCGGGCCGCGACTTCCGGCTGTTGTACAGCAGCACGGTGGTCTCCGGTCTGGGCGACTGGCTGGACCAGGTGGCGCTGCTGGTGCTGGTCACCACGGTCTGGCACGGCGGCGCGGGCGACCTGGCGCTGGTGGTGGCCGCGAGCATGCTGCCGCTGCTGGCGACCCCGTTCCTGGCGGTGCTGGTGGACCGTCGGCAGTCGCGCCGGGTGCTGATCTTCACCGACCTCGTGCAGGCGGGGCTCACCCTGGGCCTGGTGGTCGTCCCCGGGGTGTACTGGGCGGCCGGGCTGGTGCTGGTCCGTTCGGCGCTGGGCTCGGTCGGCGGGCTCGCGGGCCAGATCCAGCTACGGGTCTCGGTGCCGCCCGACGGCGTCCAGGCCGCCACCGTGCTGCTCCAGACCGCGATGCAGTCGGTCAAGATCCTCGGGCCCGCGCTCGGCGGTCTGCTGGTCGCCCTCATGTCGCCCCGGGCCGTGTTCGCGGCCAATGCATGCACGTTTCTCGTCGGGGTGATCACCGCCCGCGCCCTGCGCACCACGTCGTCGCCTTCCCGGAATACAGATCTGCACTATTTCAAAGAGCTGAGAGAAGGATTCCAGCACGTTTTCGGATCACGCCTTCTGCGTTCCCTGCTGTTCGTCATGTGCAGCCTGATGTTCGTCGTCTTCCTTTACGATTCGATGGCCGCCCTGATCGTGCCGGCACTCGGAATGGGCACGTCCTACATCGGCTACATGGTGTCCGCCGTCGGCTTGGGCGGGGTCGTGGGTTCGCTGCTCATGGGCCGTTTCGCGGCGCGGCTGCGGCCTTTCCTCACCATGGCGGGGTCGGTCCTGGTGATCGGCTGCATCATCGTCGTCATCGGATTCGCCATTGTCCGAGAAATACGTATTGACTCCGCCGTATGGCTGTGTGTTATTTTCCTTCTGGGAATCGCAAGTGCCGGAATCCTTGTCACTTTCCCCAGCGTCGTACATTCCGAGACGCCGGTCGAACTGACCGGCCGGGTATGGGCGCTCATGAATTCCGTGCCGGCCGTGCTGAACGTACTGGCCCCCGCGCTGGCGGCGGCCCTGGTCGTGTGGACCGGGCTCGGAAGCCTGCTGCTGATGGCGGGCGCCGCCCTGCTGCTCACCGCTGTCGTGGTCGCCGTCCGGCTCGGCGACGTACCGCACACGGCGCCGCCGTCCGGCGCGGACGACGGCGCCGGCCGGGCCGAGGAGCCGACGCCCGGCCCTGCCCCCCTGAACTCCGGTGCGCCGCACCGGGAAACCAGAGCCCCGTGCGCGAGACGCGCAGGCTCGTCAACCGAGGAGATCACCATGGCAGACAAGATCGACAAGCTGGCCGAGGCCGGTTTCTCCGTGACCGACGCCACCGACGCCCAGCAGGCGGTGCTCAAGTCCCTCACCGAGGACGAGGTCAACGTCCTGCTGAGCGTCAAGTCCCGGGTCGAGGCCGCGGGTTCGGACGTCGAGGGCCACTCGGTCTCCGACCCCAGCGGCGGCTACCTCTGGTAG
- a CDS encoding iron-containing redox enzyme family protein — protein MTVEEQTRSRALRHKIGLLMPAVDAASRRMWTHPHSDQVYLEWLKALHGTIRATVPLMLAAVEQCTARQGDPVADLVGRYLAKHVREEYGHDQWVADDYVVAGGDPEALRTTLPGAAIASLVGSQYYWLRHVHPVALVGHIAVLEGNPPSPGLAADLAVRTGLPDESFRTIARHAQLDVQHRDDVHRLIDRLPLDPAQEELLGVSALHSLRGLIEVMEDVLGRVHRRSPVALAG, from the coding sequence ATGACCGTGGAGGAGCAGACGAGATCCCGGGCGCTGCGCCACAAGATCGGGCTGCTGATGCCGGCGGTGGACGCCGCGTCCCGGCGGATGTGGACCCATCCGCACAGCGACCAGGTGTACCTGGAGTGGCTCAAGGCGCTGCACGGGACGATCCGGGCCACGGTGCCGCTGATGCTGGCGGCCGTCGAGCAGTGCACGGCCCGTCAGGGCGACCCGGTGGCCGATCTGGTGGGCCGCTACCTGGCCAAGCACGTCCGTGAGGAGTACGGGCACGACCAGTGGGTGGCCGACGACTACGTGGTGGCCGGGGGTGATCCCGAGGCGCTGCGCACGACGCTGCCGGGGGCGGCCATCGCCTCACTGGTCGGCTCGCAGTACTACTGGCTGCGCCATGTGCATCCGGTGGCGCTCGTGGGGCACATCGCGGTGCTGGAGGGCAACCCGCCCAGTCCCGGGCTGGCCGCTGACCTGGCGGTGCGGACCGGGCTGCCGGACGAGTCGTTCCGCACCATCGCCCGGCACGCCCAGCTGGACGTGCAGCACCGCGACGACGTGCACCGGCTGATCGACCGGCTGCCGCTCGACCCGGCGCAGGAGGAACTGCTCGGTGTGAGCGCGCTGCACTCCCTGAGGGGGCTGATCGAGGTGATGGAGGACGTCCTCGGCCGGGTCCACCGGCGCTCCCCGGTGGCCCTGGCCGGATGA
- a CDS encoding radical SAM protein, which yields MNSRPTPADTEAARNRPTLADTEAMRRRRGESVLLYITDQCPVGCAHCSVDARADGGRVADWEAFHDVVAGIVALPGLRSVAVSGGEPFAEQRALPYAIGAFADAGLDTVVFTSGYWARENGSAPGWVRRLLPRISTLFLSTDGFHQGGVSNHRFVGALRAAHRAGCRIVVQELDTGDGARAAEGLLLEALGPRWADEAETKLITPLRYGRGSGVFALQSRHEVGALAACTLLGSPTVRYDGVVIPCCNEGLITGHGPSALRAPTRRPEGVARALTGFRNDPLLRVVGRLGPGAAADLPGFEALREERFENVCGGCWKAYDIAGRPGRAADSVTALGVALREGG from the coding sequence GTGAACAGCCGTCCTACGCCCGCTGACACCGAGGCGGCGCGCAACCGCCCCACGCTGGCCGACACCGAGGCGATGCGCCGCCGTCGCGGTGAGTCGGTCCTGCTGTACATCACCGACCAGTGCCCGGTCGGCTGCGCCCACTGCTCGGTGGACGCCCGCGCGGACGGCGGCCGGGTCGCCGACTGGGAGGCGTTCCACGACGTCGTCGCCGGCATCGTCGCGCTGCCCGGCCTGCGGTCGGTGGCGGTCTCCGGCGGCGAGCCCTTCGCCGAGCAGCGGGCGCTGCCGTACGCGATCGGGGCGTTCGCCGACGCCGGGCTGGACACCGTCGTCTTCACCAGCGGGTACTGGGCGCGCGAGAACGGCTCCGCGCCCGGCTGGGTGCGGCGGCTGCTGCCGCGGATCTCCACGCTCTTCCTGAGCACCGACGGCTTCCACCAGGGCGGCGTGTCGAACCACCGGTTCGTCGGCGCGCTGCGCGCGGCCCACCGGGCGGGCTGCCGCATCGTCGTCCAGGAACTGGACACGGGCGACGGCGCGCGGGCGGCCGAGGGGCTGCTGCTGGAGGCGCTCGGCCCGCGGTGGGCCGACGAGGCGGAGACCAAGCTGATCACCCCCCTGCGGTACGGGCGGGGCTCGGGGGTCTTCGCCCTCCAGAGCCGGCACGAGGTGGGGGCACTGGCGGCGTGCACCCTGCTCGGCTCGCCCACGGTCCGCTACGACGGGGTGGTGATCCCCTGCTGCAACGAGGGGCTGATCACCGGTCACGGGCCGTCCGCCCTGCGTGCCCCGACCCGGCGGCCCGAGGGCGTGGCGCGGGCGCTGACCGGGTTCCGCAACGACCCGCTGCTGAGGGTGGTGGGGCGCCTCGGCCCGGGGGCGGCGGCCGACCTGCCCGGCTTCGAGGCCCTGCGCGAGGAGCGTTTCGAGAACGTCTGCGGCGGCTGCTGGAAGGCGTACGACATCGCGGGCCGCCCGGGGCGGGCCGCAGACTCCGTGACGGCACTGGGCGTGGCCCTGAGGGAAGGCGGATGA
- a CDS encoding radical SAM/SPASM domain-containing protein: protein MHLLEIGAIRNKPAAGLYLALTRRCPLSCAHCSTDSSSTSEQHPETPFRRLVESFDHETRPDLLLMSGGEALLRAALVADLARTARSVGSRSYVLSGMWFARENRRLPAPVSAAIREVDHFAASLDEFHEREVGRADVFRTMHRIRQLVPQVSFQLTGRGDDDPYLQGLIDDVRREFDDQVPILVGTLSPIGRGRQLGGLTATPSSGVPVAPVDPCDRITWPLVTYDGTVYACCNQDLVERRVPEHLILGHASRQSWPELREEFLRRELYRALRVLGPSFVASRFSDGPCDKGMCGNCVALSGDAAAERRVTEYLRTDSGRQVEAAARQLVEQVDGTAFSDRRSGRYGGLVSLGWEAGREQPSYAR, encoded by the coding sequence ATGCACCTGCTGGAAATCGGCGCCATCCGCAACAAGCCCGCCGCCGGCCTCTATCTGGCCCTGACCCGCCGCTGCCCGCTGTCGTGCGCCCACTGCTCCACCGACTCCTCCAGCACCAGCGAACAGCATCCCGAGACGCCGTTCCGCCGGCTCGTGGAGTCCTTCGACCACGAGACCCGCCCGGACCTGCTGCTGATGTCCGGCGGTGAGGCGCTCCTGCGGGCCGCGCTCGTCGCCGACCTGGCGCGCACCGCCCGGTCCGTGGGCTCCCGTTCGTACGTGCTGTCGGGCATGTGGTTCGCCCGGGAGAACCGGCGGCTGCCGGCCCCGGTGTCCGCGGCGATCCGCGAGGTGGACCACTTCGCGGCCAGCCTCGACGAGTTCCACGAGCGCGAGGTGGGCCGGGCCGACGTCTTCCGGACGATGCACCGCATACGCCAGCTGGTGCCGCAGGTCAGCTTCCAGCTCACCGGGCGCGGGGACGACGATCCCTACCTCCAGGGCCTGATCGACGATGTGCGCCGTGAGTTCGACGACCAAGTGCCCATCCTGGTAGGCACCTTGAGTCCGATCGGCCGCGGGCGACAGCTCGGCGGGCTGACTGCCACGCCCTCCTCCGGCGTCCCGGTCGCGCCCGTCGACCCGTGCGACCGGATCACCTGGCCGCTGGTCACCTACGACGGCACCGTCTACGCCTGCTGCAACCAGGACCTGGTGGAGCGGCGCGTGCCGGAGCACCTGATCCTCGGCCACGCGTCCCGCCAGTCGTGGCCCGAGCTGCGCGAGGAGTTCCTGCGCCGGGAGCTGTACCGGGCGCTGCGCGTGCTCGGACCCAGCTTTGTGGCGAGCCGGTTCTCGGACGGGCCGTGCGACAAGGGCATGTGCGGCAACTGCGTCGCGCTGTCCGGCGACGCCGCGGCCGAGCGGAGGGTGACGGAGTACCTGCGCACCGACTCCGGGCGGCAGGTGGAGGCCGCCGCCCGCCAGTTGGTGGAGCAGGTGGACGGGACCGCCTTCTCGGACCGCCGCTCCGGCCGCTACGGGGGCCTGGTGTCCCTGGGATGGGAGGCGGGCCGTGAACAGCCGTCCTACGCCCGCTGA
- a CDS encoding GAF domain-containing protein — translation MTNPAHDAPLSGPPLSRRDEVLRSTVRLARLIFSAPASSVFLHDAAGEALVLEAISDPREDSLVGWTIPDYSGIAGWVFQSGEAVIADDLDNHAQFNRDFAASTGRIPKAIIAAPLDTGGSVFGVLEVLDPVLGPRGTTAGLELVSELARQCAAALALAGPLPGPAGRHAAAAERLTTLVADLARTDDPNAARTLASLEEIASALSSRRG, via the coding sequence ATGACGAATCCGGCGCATGACGCCCCCCTCAGCGGCCCTCCGTTGTCCCGGCGCGACGAGGTGTTGCGCTCGACCGTACGGCTGGCCCGACTGATCTTCAGCGCTCCCGCCTCGTCGGTCTTCCTGCACGACGCGGCGGGCGAGGCACTCGTCCTGGAGGCGATCTCCGACCCCCGGGAGGACAGCCTGGTGGGCTGGACCATCCCCGACTACAGCGGCATAGCCGGGTGGGTCTTCCAGAGCGGGGAGGCGGTGATCGCCGACGACCTCGACAACCACGCGCAGTTCAACCGGGACTTCGCGGCCTCCACCGGCCGGATACCGAAGGCCATCATCGCCGCGCCGCTGGACACCGGCGGGTCCGTCTTCGGCGTTCTGGAGGTGCTCGACCCGGTGCTGGGCCCGCGCGGCACGACCGCCGGCCTGGAGCTGGTCTCGGAGCTGGCGCGCCAGTGCGCGGCGGCCCTGGCGCTGGCGGGCCCGCTGCCCGGCCCCGCCGGACGGCACGCGGCGGCCGCCGAACGGCTGACCACCCTGGTCGCCGACCTGGCCCGCACCGACGACCCGAACGCCGCGCGGACGCTCGCCTCGCTCGAGGAGATCGCCAGCGCCCTGTCATCGAGAAGGGGGTGA
- a CDS encoding S8 family serine peptidase, producing the protein MNAGELVDRSFVAASTAVDREWAWGGSRGAEIRVCVIDSGVTPDHPEIGPLEGSYAVERVGQDAADDGGPSYRIVPDDEGDAAGHGTACAAIIRRIAPDVSLTSVRILGPRLAGDGNALLAALRWAVAERFHVVNLSLSSRKGDFKASLHDIADEAYFNRVAIVASAHNSPVRSYPWIFPSVISVGSHEIADAERIEVSPQPPVEFFAAGVGIEVPWVGGGRSFLSGNSFATPHVTGFVARILGKHPHLPVSEVKHVLASLSDNFTDASDPPRAPTPVTASAVPDPPDEPARSDASDASDVSDVPVSSAPSVLSAPSIPSAEGAGHDESGA; encoded by the coding sequence ATGAACGCCGGGGAACTCGTCGACCGGTCGTTCGTCGCGGCCTCCACGGCAGTGGACCGGGAATGGGCCTGGGGTGGGTCGCGCGGTGCGGAGATCCGGGTCTGCGTCATCGACAGCGGAGTCACGCCGGATCATCCCGAGATCGGCCCCCTGGAGGGGTCGTACGCGGTGGAACGCGTCGGGCAGGACGCCGCGGACGACGGCGGGCCGAGCTACCGGATCGTCCCGGACGACGAGGGGGACGCCGCCGGTCACGGCACCGCGTGCGCGGCGATCATCCGGCGGATCGCGCCGGACGTGAGCCTGACCAGCGTACGGATCCTGGGGCCGCGGCTCGCGGGCGACGGCAACGCGCTGCTGGCGGCCCTGCGCTGGGCGGTGGCGGAGCGCTTCCATGTCGTCAACCTCAGCCTCTCCTCACGCAAGGGCGACTTCAAGGCCTCGCTGCACGACATCGCGGACGAGGCGTACTTCAACCGGGTGGCGATCGTGGCCTCGGCGCACAACAGCCCGGTCCGCAGCTATCCCTGGATCTTTCCCTCGGTGATTTCCGTCGGGTCGCACGAGATCGCCGACGCGGAGCGCATCGAGGTCAGTCCGCAGCCCCCGGTCGAATTCTTCGCGGCCGGTGTCGGAATCGAGGTCCCCTGGGTGGGCGGCGGCCGTTCGTTCCTCTCCGGGAACAGTTTCGCGACCCCGCATGTCACCGGATTCGTGGCCCGCATCCTCGGAAAGCATCCGCATCTTCCGGTGAGCGAGGTGAAGCACGTTCTCGCCTCCCTCTCGGACAACTTCACCGACGCGTCCGACCCGCCCCGCGCCCCCACCCCGGTCACCGCTTCCGCCGTACCGGACCCGCCCGACGAACCCGCCCGGTCCGACGCATCCGACGCATCCGATGTATCCGATGTGCCCGTCTCATCCGCCCCATCCGTCTTATCCGCCCCATCCATCCCATCCGCCGAAGGAGCCGGCCATGACGAATCCGGCGCATGA